In Candidatus Paceibacter sp., one DNA window encodes the following:
- a CDS encoding Sua5/YciO/YrdC/YwlC family protein, producing the protein AFRLPNDEYLRDLISQTGPLVAPSANLEGMPPATTIDAAEKYFGDKVDFYLDGGKAESSPSKLIKIEGDKIIELRK; encoded by the coding sequence GGCTTTTCGTCTGCCGAATGATGAATATTTGCGAGATTTAATTTCTCAAACCGGTCCGCTGGTCGCCCCCAGCGCCAATTTGGAAGGGATGCCTCCGGCAACGACGATTGATGCAGCGGAAAAATATTTCGGTGACAAGGTTGACTTTTATCTGGACGGGGGAAAAGCTGAAAGCTCCCCGTCAAAATTGATAAAAATAGAGGGCGACAAAATCATTGAGTTAAGAAAATAA
- a CDS encoding radical SAM protein: MGGRNMNLLTQKKGNLNAKDKNENSIPRMTAWFTINRSCNLRCNWCYAKMTGFNIKDSMSMETVNKCTMLFKDIGLDSVILIGGEPTIHKHFLEIIRTVTENGLKVYLVSNALKFSDPVFLKQSIKFGLKAMTVSLKASNSQDYKNFTGRDVFMQLTKAIYNIGNEEIPFVINVTVCEDLIDNFDEMIDMVDRSNARTFSVDTGKPIIIDEKTYVDGMGDPKRMAVFFMDVYPKMKKMKIRPSLKIAIPFCLFPKNFIDDLIADGNIMTGCQMARGRGIIIDPGGNLISCNHLCNVSLGRIGDDFQNKNEYVDFRKRKEVKEFYKTANSCPHELCVNCQYWPVCGAGCKLYWLHYDPKIFIKGF; the protein is encoded by the coding sequence ATGGGGGGGCGAAATATGAATTTGTTGACACAGAAAAAAGGGAATTTAAATGCAAAAGACAAAAATGAAAATAGTATCCCGAGGATGACAGCGTGGTTCACCATAAACAGAAGTTGTAATCTTAGATGTAATTGGTGCTATGCCAAAATGACCGGTTTTAACATTAAGGATTCTATGAGCATGGAAACTGTTAATAAGTGCACGATGTTATTTAAGGATATTGGGCTTGACTCAGTTATTTTGATTGGAGGCGAGCCGACTATACATAAGCATTTCCTTGAAATCATTAGAACAGTTACCGAAAACGGACTTAAGGTTTATCTGGTGTCGAACGCATTAAAGTTTTCCGATCCTGTGTTTTTAAAGCAATCTATAAAGTTCGGATTAAAAGCGATGACAGTTTCTTTAAAAGCATCAAATTCTCAAGATTATAAAAATTTCACGGGCAGAGATGTCTTTATGCAATTAACAAAAGCAATTTACAATATAGGTAATGAAGAAATTCCTTTTGTTATAAATGTGACTGTTTGTGAAGATTTGATAGATAATTTTGATGAAATGATAGACATGGTTGATAGAAGTAATGCTAGGACTTTTTCTGTTGATACTGGAAAGCCGATAATTATAGATGAAAAAACTTATGTTGATGGAATGGGTGACCCAAAGCGAATGGCTGTTTTTTTCATGGATGTTTATCCAAAAATGAAAAAGATGAAAATTAGGCCGTCCTTAAAAATTGCAATACCATTCTGCCTTTTTCCTAAAAATTTTATAGATGATTTGATAGCTGATGGAAATATTATGACAGGATGTCAAATGGCAAGAGGCAGGGGAATAATAATAGATCCCGGCGGAAATTTAATTTCTTGTAATCATCTTTGCAATGTTTCATTGGGTAGGATTGGGGATGATTTTCAAAACAAGAATGAATATGTTGATTTTAGAAAAAGAAAGGAGGTAAAAGAATTTTATAAAACAGCAAATTCTTGCCCGCATGAACTTTGTGTTAATTGTCAGTATTGGCCGGTTTGCGGGGCTGGTTGTAAATTGTACTGGCTTCACTATGACCCCAAAATTTTTATAAAAGGGTTTTAA
- a CDS encoding methyltransferase domain-containing protein, whose translation MNFKVYGKDNLKIIKGSSAIFTSNHESYFDPFIISSGLSLFSRFHPIHYLAEESLFDTFWGKLSKLGAPIPGYLKNGVDHATKEPLKILWKGQSVGIFHEWCYKTHPLIERMDKLIILLNQETNKPIIPVYIFGIEGLTWRKIFSRHDKVLIFYGKTFHIDHKLSEDGKRKQFHGELRRAKIELLDIIDQEEKKFWANYGKLYHHIEGVRPYKELMDVFGKNLTTNGEWLDLGSGSGGVVDLLKSKAQGNNFKIIASDFDPGFIKQLNKRFNEESNIEVRELNICDKIFFENSRFDGVTANLVLPYIIHYDEEVGIMAFKKIMAEIFRILKPGGQFIWSSPKKNVKFFKVFIASREKVFGFDNKEQLFYGPALLKQAMTIQDKGKRNIYHFMETEDLINILSETGFQEIKIEKAMAKQINVINCKKPV comes from the coding sequence ATTTTAAAGTTTACGGCAAAGATAATTTAAAAATTATTAAAGGGTCATCGGCCATATTTACCAGCAACCACGAAAGTTATTTCGACCCATTTATTATTTCTTCCGGATTGTCGCTCTTTTCTAGATTCCACCCAATCCATTATCTTGCCGAGGAAAGTCTTTTTGATACTTTTTGGGGCAAGCTTTCAAAATTAGGCGCGCCAATCCCAGGTTATCTAAAAAACGGAGTTGATCATGCCACCAAGGAACCGTTGAAAATTCTTTGGAAAGGCCAATCTGTCGGAATTTTTCACGAGTGGTGTTATAAGACACACCCCTTGATTGAAAGGATGGATAAGTTAATAATTTTATTGAATCAAGAGACAAACAAACCAATTATTCCGGTTTATATTTTTGGAATAGAAGGTTTAACATGGAGAAAAATTTTTTCACGGCACGATAAAGTTTTGATTTTTTATGGCAAAACTTTTCACATAGATCATAAATTATCCGAGGATGGGAAACGTAAACAATTTCACGGCGAGTTGCGCAGAGCAAAAATTGAACTACTTGATATAATAGATCAGGAAGAAAAAAAATTTTGGGCGAATTACGGTAAGTTATATCATCACATAGAAGGTGTAAGGCCTTACAAAGAACTAATGGATGTTTTTGGGAAAAATCTGACTACTAACGGCGAATGGCTTGATTTGGGGAGCGGTTCTGGTGGAGTAGTTGATTTATTAAAAAGCAAGGCACAAGGAAATAATTTTAAAATAATAGCTTCGGATTTTGATCCTGGTTTTATAAAACAACTTAATAAAAGATTTAACGAGGAAAGTAATATTGAGGTTCGAGAATTAAATATTTGCGACAAAATTTTTTTTGAAAATAGCAGATTTGATGGTGTAACTGCCAATCTGGTTCTCCCGTATATAATCCATTACGACGAAGAAGTTGGCATAATGGCCTTCAAGAAAATAATGGCGGAGATTTTCAGGATATTGAAACCGGGCGGTCAGTTTATATGGTCAAGCCCCAAAAAGAACGTAAAATTCTTTAAGGTTTTTATCGCTTCCAGAGAAAAAGTTTTTGGTTTTGACAACAAAGAGCAATTATTTTACGGGCCAGCTCTTTTGAAGCAGGCAATGACAATTCAAGATAAAGGCAAAAGAAATATTTATCATTTTATGGAAACGGAAGATCTGATAAATATTTTGTCTGAAACGGGTTTCCAGGAAATTAAAATTGAAAAAGCGATGGCAAAACAGATAAATGTCATAAATTGCAAAAAACCTGTATAA